From the Phoenix dactylifera cultivar Barhee BC4 chromosome 10, palm_55x_up_171113_PBpolish2nd_filt_p, whole genome shotgun sequence genome, one window contains:
- the LOC103715877 gene encoding translation initiation factor IF-2-like translates to MDVSTETPKRRSSDSSSPEFEFWVVGNPSYPQQELLTADELFVDGVLLPLHLLSVVHSEPEPRPEPDPEPEPVSISSSPSSGSKRWKDIFKVREKKGEEKEAQRREWRGSGAAELNINIWPFSRSRSAANGAAASRPRASAVAGRKVSSAPCSRSNSRGESSKPSAAAAAGGPTRRWAARPGRAGLSGAVHLGRTNPVR, encoded by the coding sequence atggatgtatctacagAGACTCCGAAGAGAAGAAGCTCCGACTCGTCCTCGCCGGAGTTCGAGTTCTGGGTGGTCGGTAATCCTTCTTATCCCCAGCAGGAATTACTCACCGCCGACGAGCTCTTCGTCGATGgcgtcctcctccccctccacctTCTCTCCGTCGTCCACTCCGAACCTGAGCCCCGGCCCGAACCGGACCCGGAGCCCGAGCCTGTGTCGATCTCGTCGTCGCCGTCGTCCGGGTCGAAGCGGTGGAAGGATATATTCAAAGTCAGGGAGAAGAagggggaggagaaggaggcgcAGCGGCGGGAGTGGAGGGGCAGCGGCGCCGCGGAGCTTAACATCAACATCTGGCCCTTCTCCCGGAGCCGCTCCGCTGCCAATGGCGCAGCCGCCAGCCGGCCCAGGGCATCCGCCGTGGCCGGCCGGAAGGTCAGCAGCGCCCCCTGCTCCCGGAGCAACTCCCGCGGCGAGTCCTCCAAACCCTccgcagccgccgccgccggcggacCGACGAGGAGGTGGGCAGCGCGCCCTGGGCGGGCCGGGCTCAGCGGGGCGGTCCACCTGGGCCGGACCAACCCGGTCCGGTAG